From Scatophagus argus isolate fScaArg1 chromosome 2, fScaArg1.pri, whole genome shotgun sequence, a single genomic window includes:
- the plk1 gene encoding serine/threonine-protein kinase PLK1 isoform X2 codes for MSAGIAKPANPSAHVDPKSAPLKEIPDVLVDSRTMRRYARGRFLGKGGFAKCYEITDLETKQVFAGKIVPKSLILKQHQREKMTSEIAIHKSLDHPNIVGFHGFFEDDDFVFVVLEICRRRSLLELHKRRKAVTEPETRYYMTQLLKGVQYLHNNRVIHRDLKLGNIFLNDDMEVKIGDFGLATKIEFDGERKKTLCGTPNYIAPEVLCKKGHSYEVDVWSLGCILYTLLVGKPPFETSCLKETYNRIKKNSYTIPWHINPAASSLIKRMLHADPAQRPTIADLQADEFFTTGYVPSRLPTTCLTVPPRFSMGPSTAAELNQRRPLTAINNKGTEKVDVKDEPVQREAEPAENNLKDMLQQLNSIIAAKPSEKAVICQEEAEDPACIPIFWISKWVDYSDKYGLGYQLCDNSVGVLFNDYTRLIMYADGDSLQYIDKTAAESYLNVRSYPSALNKKITLLKYFRNYMSEHLLKAGANIARREGDELARLPYLSLWFRTKSAIVLHLTNGTVQINFFQDHTKLILCPLMAAVTYIDEKRDFRTYKLSLLEEFGCTKELASRLRYAKLMVEKLLDR; via the exons ATGAGTGCAGGCATTGCGAAGCCGGCGAATCCGTCGGCACATGTCGACCCGAAATCAGCTCCTCTGAAAGAAATCCCAGATGTTCTGGTTGATTCACGCACCATGAGAAGATACGCCAGGGGAAGATTCCTCGGCAAAGGTGGTTTCGCCAAATGCTACGAAATCACAGATTTGGAGACGAAGCAGGTTTTCGCCGGAAAAATCGTGCCCAAGTCGCTTATCCTGAAGCAGCACCAGAGGGAGAAGATGACCTCTGAAATCGCCATCCATAAGAGCCTCGACCACCCGAACATCGTCGGCTTTCACGGGTTTTTCGAAGACGACGACTTCGTCTTTGTTGTCTTGGAGATCTGCAGGAGAAGG TCCTTGTTGGAGTTGCACAAGCGTCGTAAGGCCGTGACTGAGCCTGAGACTCGCTACTACATGACACAACTGCTCAAGGGTGTCCAGTACCTGCACAACAACAGAGTGATCCACAGAGACCTGAAACTGGGAAACATCTTCCTAAACGATGACATGGAGGTCAAGATAG GTGACTTTGGTTTGGCCACTAAGATCGAGTTTGATGGCGAGAGGAAGAAGACCTTGTGTGGAACGCCCAACTACATTGCACCGGAAGTGCTTTGCAAGAAAGGCCACAGCTATGAAGTGGACGTCTGGTCGCTTGGGTGTATATT GTACACTTTGTTGGTGGGTAAACCCCCATTCGAGACCTCCTGTCTGAAGGAGACTTACAACCGCATCAAGAAGAACAGCTACACCATCCCCTGG CACATCAACCCGGCCGCATCCTCGCTCATCAAGCGGATGCTGCACGCCGATCCCGCCCAAAGGCCTACCATCGCTGACCTCCAGGCGGACGAGTTCTTCACGACCGGCTACGTCCCCTCGCGCCTGCCCACTACTTGCCTCACTGTGCCCCCGCGGTTCTCCATGGGCCCCTCCACAGCTGCGGAGCTCAACCAGAGACGCCCACTGACCGCTATTAACAACAAGG GAACAGAGAAGGTGGATGTGAAGGATGAGCCTGTCCAAAG GGAGGCTGAACCTGCAGAAAACAACCTGAAAGATATGCTGCAGCAGCTCAACAGCATCATTGCTGCCAAGCCCTCTGAGAAGGCCGTCATCTGCCAAG AAGAGGCAGAGGATCCTGCATGTATTCCCATCTTCTGGATCAGCAAATGGGTGGACTACTCTGACAAATATGGATTAG gctaCCAGCTGTGTGACAACAGCGTGGGTGTGCTGTTCAACGATTACACACGTCTGATCATGTACGCCGACGGGGACAGCCTGCAGTACATCGACAAGACGGCAGCAGAATCCTACCTCAACGTGCGCTCGTACCCTTCGGCTCTCAACAAGAAG ataaCTTTGCTGAAATATTTCCGCAACTACATGAGCGAGCACCTGCTGAAGGCCGGAGCGAACATCGCACGGCGGGAAGGAGACGAGCTGGCACGGCTGCCTTACCTCTCCCTCTGGTTCAGGACCAAGAGCGCCATCGTCCTGCACCTCACCAACGGCACCGTTCAGATCAACTTCTTCCAG GACCACACCAAGCTGATCCTGTGTCCGCTGATGGCCGCGGTGACCTACATCGACGAGAAGCGAGACTTCCGCACCTACAAGCTGTCTCTGCTGGAGGAGTTCGGCTGCACCAAGGAGCTGGCCAGCCGCCTCCGCTACGCCAAGCTCATGGTGGAGAAACTGCTGGACCGATAG
- the plk1 gene encoding serine/threonine-protein kinase PLK1 isoform X1: MSAGIAKPANPSAHVDPKSAPLKEIPDVLVDSRTMRRYARGRFLGKGGFAKCYEITDLETKQVFAGKIVPKSLILKQHQREKMTSEIAIHKSLDHPNIVGFHGFFEDDDFVFVVLEICRRRSLLELHKRRKAVTEPETRYYMTQLLKGVQYLHNNRVIHRDLKLGNIFLNDDMEVKIGDFGLATKIEFDGERKKTLCGTPNYIAPEVLCKKGHSYEVDVWSLGCILYTLLVGKPPFETSCLKETYNRIKKNSYTIPWHINPAASSLIKRMLHADPAQRPTIADLQADEFFTTGYVPSRLPTTCLTVPPRFSMGPSTAAELNQRRPLTAINNKAGTEKVDVKDEPVQREAEPAENNLKDMLQQLNSIIAAKPSEKAVICQEEAEDPACIPIFWISKWVDYSDKYGLGYQLCDNSVGVLFNDYTRLIMYADGDSLQYIDKTAAESYLNVRSYPSALNKKITLLKYFRNYMSEHLLKAGANIARREGDELARLPYLSLWFRTKSAIVLHLTNGTVQINFFQDHTKLILCPLMAAVTYIDEKRDFRTYKLSLLEEFGCTKELASRLRYAKLMVEKLLDR, encoded by the exons ATGAGTGCAGGCATTGCGAAGCCGGCGAATCCGTCGGCACATGTCGACCCGAAATCAGCTCCTCTGAAAGAAATCCCAGATGTTCTGGTTGATTCACGCACCATGAGAAGATACGCCAGGGGAAGATTCCTCGGCAAAGGTGGTTTCGCCAAATGCTACGAAATCACAGATTTGGAGACGAAGCAGGTTTTCGCCGGAAAAATCGTGCCCAAGTCGCTTATCCTGAAGCAGCACCAGAGGGAGAAGATGACCTCTGAAATCGCCATCCATAAGAGCCTCGACCACCCGAACATCGTCGGCTTTCACGGGTTTTTCGAAGACGACGACTTCGTCTTTGTTGTCTTGGAGATCTGCAGGAGAAGG TCCTTGTTGGAGTTGCACAAGCGTCGTAAGGCCGTGACTGAGCCTGAGACTCGCTACTACATGACACAACTGCTCAAGGGTGTCCAGTACCTGCACAACAACAGAGTGATCCACAGAGACCTGAAACTGGGAAACATCTTCCTAAACGATGACATGGAGGTCAAGATAG GTGACTTTGGTTTGGCCACTAAGATCGAGTTTGATGGCGAGAGGAAGAAGACCTTGTGTGGAACGCCCAACTACATTGCACCGGAAGTGCTTTGCAAGAAAGGCCACAGCTATGAAGTGGACGTCTGGTCGCTTGGGTGTATATT GTACACTTTGTTGGTGGGTAAACCCCCATTCGAGACCTCCTGTCTGAAGGAGACTTACAACCGCATCAAGAAGAACAGCTACACCATCCCCTGG CACATCAACCCGGCCGCATCCTCGCTCATCAAGCGGATGCTGCACGCCGATCCCGCCCAAAGGCCTACCATCGCTGACCTCCAGGCGGACGAGTTCTTCACGACCGGCTACGTCCCCTCGCGCCTGCCCACTACTTGCCTCACTGTGCCCCCGCGGTTCTCCATGGGCCCCTCCACAGCTGCGGAGCTCAACCAGAGACGCCCACTGACCGCTATTAACAACAAGG cAGGAACAGAGAAGGTGGATGTGAAGGATGAGCCTGTCCAAAG GGAGGCTGAACCTGCAGAAAACAACCTGAAAGATATGCTGCAGCAGCTCAACAGCATCATTGCTGCCAAGCCCTCTGAGAAGGCCGTCATCTGCCAAG AAGAGGCAGAGGATCCTGCATGTATTCCCATCTTCTGGATCAGCAAATGGGTGGACTACTCTGACAAATATGGATTAG gctaCCAGCTGTGTGACAACAGCGTGGGTGTGCTGTTCAACGATTACACACGTCTGATCATGTACGCCGACGGGGACAGCCTGCAGTACATCGACAAGACGGCAGCAGAATCCTACCTCAACGTGCGCTCGTACCCTTCGGCTCTCAACAAGAAG ataaCTTTGCTGAAATATTTCCGCAACTACATGAGCGAGCACCTGCTGAAGGCCGGAGCGAACATCGCACGGCGGGAAGGAGACGAGCTGGCACGGCTGCCTTACCTCTCCCTCTGGTTCAGGACCAAGAGCGCCATCGTCCTGCACCTCACCAACGGCACCGTTCAGATCAACTTCTTCCAG GACCACACCAAGCTGATCCTGTGTCCGCTGATGGCCGCGGTGACCTACATCGACGAGAAGCGAGACTTCCGCACCTACAAGCTGTCTCTGCTGGAGGAGTTCGGCTGCACCAAGGAGCTGGCCAGCCGCCTCCGCTACGCCAAGCTCATGGTGGAGAAACTGCTGGACCGATAG
- the palb2 gene encoding partner and localizer of BRCA2, whose amino-acid sequence MENSVGDILICEEQLRTTLHCDDKEKLRRKLLLLQREYIRTAQRLQRAERSEAVRRHVRSRITQQNHQDQRDPEVTPNPCLNPSSLTVDTTNGTTSGVPQCQGHTGDSENFTRSPVIRFTLPSDAACSQTTHPSQDAAKGHRTSPALRLRSRRSRLRWERRSAEAGRITDNTEEGQEQNERMNTAGTQGSEDGAKHEGTETVTESEGLFPSTEAESPSLLLTHWNTCGQTKTSTLEEKEIQGGQEQKEKATELRFEKIKESESTSLLQTCWKPAIHTKGKVQDGSQNGGRKEREVGEEDEDSIGQRDGSLCEDSSNKYTEQNKAEQIQSEKSYGNTAERKEEKSEMVGGEHDVKGASFLDSCTLVEGLLFPAEYYVRTTRRMASSQSLPDMQAVILSQLSNGRHRRSRGRGRGPDRHTQSHKGSDQHSQTDFSSLMTASPSVRPHMESQAADTSAELDDQSSDQISACQIDTNACFSPTVSAARSARGRRRRRGRGTRRLQTPQRSLSLVHQLALEQTSDDPQPTCSPISFSPSLSGADAPKPCLTPRETVPVPDDPPPASTQSTATQLSSGGNEAQPNSSPGCQVYPIFLRSCNRTNRSTQMNRSQASWRSLPSSSSPQTSLLPLPSLSLGPLVNNMVNFDIPQDFHLPDDQFASLKLHKLRQVAVESGAERFTSSSYNTRRSIRCYESHRSSRDALSLTPTVSDSANSTARSVLTGHKLTDKLRSQSLTEESCDRENPQQTENPQCQTQTASTGFVSVVQDCAADCADQCEAKDTADRPAGEVSDHFISQSDELHMKESYVISSEEHTDCAGAVHPLLIQMSPNHQTEDKAGVKTLPFDCTLEKTPEEPSDNGTAVHACNDSQVPGESPAQHLNVKSPAREISFEPTTRSPRENKNPDKCLPLHGVHSQLLLSPQASAPFITPHLCSSALHSSPTLPSLGLTPHTVPAGLLLTSSPSAPTLILPPPHSPSTQALPPPDLSPCPSLTSLPPSQPPVSPAVQTQASSEPSQRAEPATLLTVSGVQSQDSGGQVGLRTEEAVEAHMMRCTYRLKGPAGGCLVDACCLPGSSGGLCVAAAGKWAVCLWNQVSASDWNLIHTWSFDEPVINVFPVLDAAGLMCVTLGQLEIREVRMLSSSSLLQVLLCEGLVQTVICVTKSRVVTSSHSASGSTLQVFTLSDRGSTLSSQPLVSPGVCVGALAQVEGLPDALIGTDEEGRLFIWNLETGQLLRRIILGDALSHTACLRGYSDCGVLFVLLQHQLIISLEDEDREPTGKDQMFLEEKKRDGETETALLSFVAVNPLSGKSVVATRLYPPKAWSGRLCEADVNSCSVVGLSQSGCVCVWELGRRDSSRMVWAPESEGWQLARWGAEGGTLVTGHHNGDVTLHCYSTSQPSLCR is encoded by the exons ATGGAGAACAGTGTGGGGGATATCTTGATTTGTGAGGAGCAGCTGAGGACTACACTGCACTGTGATGACAAGGAGAAG CTTCGCAGGAAGTTGTTACTGTTGCAAAGGGAGTACATCAGGACAGCTCAGAGATTACAG CGTGCTGAGCGTTCAGAAGCAGTGCGTAGACATGTGAGGAGCAGGATCACACAGCAGAACCACCAGGACCAGAGAGACCCAGAGGTTACACCTAACCCTTGTCTCAACCCATCTTCGCTGACAGTTGACACCACCAATGGGACAACCTCAGGTGTACCTCAGTGCCAGGGACACACTGGAG ATTCTGAGAACTTCACGAGGAGCCCAGTGATCAGATTCACGCTCCCATCTGATGCTGCTTGCTCACAAACCACGCATCCCAGCCAAGATGCGGCTAAAGGTCACAGAACCAGTCCCGCTCTGCGTCTCAGGTCTCGACGCAGCCGCCTGCGCTGGGAGAGGAGGAGCGCTGAGGCTGGCAGGATCACAGACAACACTGAGGAAGGACAGGAGCAGAATGAAAGGATGAATACTGCTGGAACACAAGGAAGTGAAGACGGAGCCAAACACGAGGGAACAGAAACTGTGACTGAAAGTGAGGGGCTGTTTCCTAGCACAGAAGCCGAGTCTCCCTCactgctgctgacacactgGAACACTTGTGGACAAACTAAAACAAGCACTTTGGAGGAGAAAGAGATACAAGGAggacaagaacaaaaagaaaaagcaacgGAGTTGAGATTTGAGAAGATTAAAGAATCAGAGTCAACCTCTTTGCTGCAAACATGTTGGAAACCTGCTATACACACCAAAGGAAAGGTTCAAGATGGCTcacaaaatggaggaagaaaggagagagaggtaggagaggaagatgaggacaGTATAGGACAGAGGGATGGAAGTCTGTGTGAAGACAGCAGTAATAAATATactgaacaaaataaagcagaacaaatacaaagtgaaaaaagttaTGGTaacacagctgaaagaaaagaagaaaaaagtgagatGGTTGGAGGAGAGCATGATGTAAAGGGTGCAAGCTTCCTGGACTCCTGTACTTTAGTGGAGGGACTGCTTTTCCCAGCGGAGTACTACGTTCGAACCACAAGACGTATGGCATCTTCACAGAGCCTGCCTGACATGCAGGCTGTCATACTCTCCCAACTAAGCAATGGACGACATCGCAGGAGCCGAGGCCGCGGCAGAGGAccggacagacacacacagagtcacaaagGTTCAGATCAGCATTCTCAGACAGATTTCTCCTCGCTGATGACTGCATCTCCATCTGTAAGACCTCATATGGAATCACAGGCGGCTGACACATCCGCTGAGCTGGACGATCAGAGCTCAGATCAAATCTCAGCTTGTCAGATCGACACgaatgcttgtttttctcctacGGTCAGTGCTGCTCGTTCAGCAAGAGgtagaaggaggagaagaggcagGGGAACAAGGAGGCTTCAGACCCCCCAACGCTCTCTTAGTTTAGTTCATCAGTTAGCTCTTGAGCAAACCTCAGATGATCCCCAGCCGACCTGCTCCCCGATCTCTTTCTCCCCATCACTCAGTGGAGCTGATGCACCAAAGCCCTGTCTTACCCCCCGAGAAACTGTTCCAGTGCCAGACGACCCTCCACCTGCCTCCACCCAAAGCACAGCTACACAGCTCTCTTCTGGAGGTAATGAGGCTCAGCCTAACTCTTCCCCTGGATGTCAGGTCTATCCCATCTTTCTGAGGAGCTGCAACAGGACAAACAGATCCACGCAAATGAATAGAA GCCAAGCAAGCTGGCGATCTCTCCCCTCGTCATCCTCTCCACAAACATCTttgcttcctcttccttctctgtcCCTTGGCCCACTTGTTAACAACATGGTGAACTTTGATATTCCACAAGATTTCCATCTCCCGGATGACCAGTTTGCCTCCCTAAAGCTGCACAAGCTCCGCCAAGTTGCTGTGGAATCAGGAGCTGAACGTTTTACATCGTCGTCTTACAACACACGCAGGAGCATCCGGTGCTACGAGTCTCATCGCAGCAGCAGGGATGCGCTCAGTCTCACACCCACAGTCTCAGATTCAGCTAATTCCACTGCACGGTCCGTGTTGACAGGACACAAGCTTACAGATAAACTGAGAAGCCAGTCCTTAACTGAAGAGTCATGTGACCGAGAAAACCCGCAGCAGACTGAAAACCCTCAGTGTCAGACTCAAACCGCCTCCACAGGATTTGTGTCAGTGGTGCAAGATTGTGCTGCTGACTGTGCCGATCAATGTGAAGCGAAAGATACTGCGGACAGACCTGCAGGTGAAGTCAGTGATCatttcatcagtcagtcagatgaGCTTCATATGAAGGAGTCTTATGTCATTTCATCAGAAGAACACACAGATTGTGCTGGTGCAGTTCATCCTCTCCTCATCCAGATGTCTCCAAACCaccaaacagaagacaaagctGGTGTCAAGACTCTGCCCTTTGATTGCACTTTAGAGAAAACCCCCGAGGAGCCTTCTGACAACGGCACTGCTGTACATGCATGTAATGACAGTCAAGTTCCAGGAGAGTCTCCTGCGCAGCACCTGAATGTGAAATCTCCTGCCAGAGAAATCTCATTTGAGCCCACCACACGTTCtcccagagaaaataaaaatccgGACAAGTGCTTACCACTCCACGGTGTCCACTCACAGCTCCTATTGAGCCCTCAGGCATCAGCACCTTTCATAACCCCACATCTGTGCTCCTCCGCCCTTCACTCCAGCCCCACGCTTCCCTCACTAGGACTCACCCCCCACACTGTCCCTGCTGGCCTCCTGCTgacctcctctccctctgcgCCAACTCTCATCCTGCCTCCCCCTCATAGCCCGTCCACTCAAGCCCTTCCCCCTCCAGATTTGTCTCCCTGTCCATCCCTCACTTCCCTCCCTCCTAGCCAGCCCCCCGTTTCGCCAGCCGTTCAGACCCAGGCTTCATCTGAGCCGTCCCAGAGGGCTGAACCTGCTACCCTCCTGACTGTCTCCGGGGTCCAGTCACAGGACTCAGGTGGACAGGTGGGCCTGAGAACAGAGGAGGCTGTGGAGGCACACATGATGAGGTGCACATACAGGTTGAAG ggCCCAGCAGGAGGCTGTCTGGTCGACGCTTGCTGTCTGCCTGGATCCTCAGGTGGTTTGTGTGTAGCCGCAGCTGGAAAGTGGGCCGTGTGTCTCTGGAATCAGGTCTCAGCTTCTGATTGGAACTTAATACACACCTGGTCCTTCGATgag CCAGTGATCAACGTGTTTCCTGTCCTGGATGCTGCTGGGCTGATGTGTGTGACTCTGGGTCAGTTAGAAATCAGAGAAGTGAG GATGCTGTCCAGCTCCAGCCTCTTGCAGGTGCTGCTCTGTGAGGGGCTTGTTCAGACTGTCATTTGCGTCACCAAGTCCAGAGTGGTTACCTCGTCCCACTCTGCGTCTGGTTCCACCCTGCAGGTGTTTACGCTGTCAGACCGCGGCAG caCACTGAGCTCTCAGCCTCTTGTGTCCCCCGGTGTTTGTGTCGGGGCCCTCGCTCAAGTGGAAGGACTTCCAGATGCTCTGATCGGCACAGATGAGGAGGGACGTCTCTTCATCTG GAATTTGGAGACTGGACAGCTGCTGCGGAGAATCATCCTCGGAGATGCTTTATCACACACGGCCTGTCTCAGAGGATACTCTGACTGC GGAGTGTTATTTGTCCTGCTGCAGCACCAGCTGATCATCTCCCTGGAGGACGAGGATAGAGAGCCCACAGGAAAAGATCAAATGTTTctggaagagaagaagagggacgGAGAGACGGAGACGGCCCTGCTCTCCTTCGTGGCGGTTAATCCTCTGAGTGGAAAATCCGTCGTGGCTACTCGGCTGTATCCGCCCAAAGCCTGGTCTGGCAG GCTGTGCGAAGCTGACGTTAACAGCTGCAGCGTGGTGGGCCTGAGTCAGAGcggctgtgtgtgcgtgtgggagCTCGGCCGTCGAGACTCGTCGAGGATGGTGTGGGCCCCTGAGAGCGAAGGCTGGCAGCTGGCACGATGGGGGGCGGAGGGGGGCACGCTGGTGACTGGACATCACAACGGAGACGTTACCTTACACTGCTACAGTACGAGTCAGCCTTCACTCTGCCGCTAA